The following proteins are encoded in a genomic region of Schistocerca serialis cubense isolate TAMUIC-IGC-003099 chromosome 9, iqSchSeri2.2, whole genome shotgun sequence:
- the LOC126419706 gene encoding translation initiation factor IF-2-like gives MTNRLSTTDDDRIDSSNSDAHSRDRVFILINKLAHGGSYSGREDDEAAILAFCNTQKAAALPHTRQQVSGVPPRAPPAASHEFVVAASAGVAPLASTIQEVDVPPVAPLAPETQEEPVAALAAATEMEDIDLAEAIAESERRHTDLDAARAPRKRRAVTHDDSDTPSQTYEAARPRKKAARASRTSTTQSGMTIAGSSRSTATQRSTKKTRRPTRSPAASRQPDEDGFVAPPRRHTARAAALQQPTPLPTANTGEGLLLLVRCTRPPALLPPPSSASTTRSSEQVAGETQHPTAPSTASPVGVATPAPTQSARVAATRRRRRRAGRATPAAAQRTADDTLSLQRTAPRAAPQPRPAADARRQSQPAAPVAETAPAAPTAPSAADAAELRSLFRSLSRLLEQLPVLVTAVTSALQAGVATPPRHG, from the exons aTGACGAACCGGCTTTCGACAACTGACGATGACAGGATTGACTCTTCGAATTCTGACGCGCACTCTCGTGATCGGGTGTTCATTCTTATAAACAAACTCGCCCACGGGGGCTCCTACTCTGGTCGAGAGGACGACGAGGCGGCTATACTCGCCTTCTGTAACACTCAGAAGGCTGCCGCTCTACCGCACACGAGGCAGCAGGTGTCGGGTGTGCCACCGAGAGCCCCCCCGGCCGCATCGCACGAGTTTGTGGTCGCGGCCTCGGCGGGAGTTGCGCCGCTGGCCTCGACCATTCAAGAGGTCGATGTGCCCCCGGTTGCCCCCCTGGCTCCAGAGACACAAGAAGAGCCCGTGGCTGCGCTAGCTGCGGCCACCGAGATGGAGGACATCGACCTGGCTGAGGCGATTGCCGAGTCAGAGCGCCGTCACACCGACCTTGACGCTGCCCGCGCGCCCAGAAAGCGCCGGGCTGTGACGCATGACGATTCAGACACTCCCTCTCAGACATATGAAGCAGCGAGGCCGCGGAAGAAGGCAGCCAGGGCCTCCCGCACCTCCACCACACAGTCTGGGATGACTATCGCGGGCTCCTCCCGGAGCACCGCCACGCAGAGATCGACGAAGAAAACGCGGCGGCCCACTCGTTCACCTGCCGCCTCCCGGCAGCCGGACGAGGATGGTTTTGTCGCCCCACCCCGGCGGCACACTGCCAGGGCCGCTGCGCTGCAGCAACCGACCCCGCTGCCGACCGCCAACAC AGGGGAGGGGCTGCTCCTTCTCGTAAGGTGCACCCGTCCACCAGCTTTGCTGCCGCCACCATCATCAGCCTCCACCACCCGAAGTTCGGAACAGGTGGCGGGCGAGACGCAGCACCCGACCGCGCCGTCCACGGCTTCGCCCGTGGGGGTGGCAACCCCCGCGCCCACGCAGAGCGCGCGAGTTGCCGCCACGCGCAGGCGTCGCCGGCGCGCAGGCCGGGCCACCCCTGCCGCTGCACAACGGACTGCCGACGACACTCTGTCGCTGCAGAGGACGGCACCTCGTGCTGCGCCGCAACCGCGACCGGCTGCCGATGCTCGACGGCAGTCGCAACCGGCCGCCCCAGTGGCGGAGACCGCCCCAGCGGCCCCCACCGCCCCCTCGGCCGCCGACGCAGCCGAGCTCCGATCGCTCTTCCGGTCGTTGAGCCGGCTGCTCGAGCAactcccggtgctcgtcaccgcggtcacGTCGGCCCTTCAGGCCGGCGTTGCAACTCCACCGCGCCATGGATAA